A single genomic interval of Zunongwangia sp. HGR-M22 harbors:
- the rny gene encoding ribonuclease Y, producing MEIVLAIVGIIVGLGIGFAIAKSLEKKKASATIKEAQDKAAGILKEAKSEAESIKKDKILQAKEKFIELKSEHEKVILARDKKIGDAEKRTRDKESQVSSELSKNKKLNKELDTKSKELDSRIADYDHRNEYLEKKQEEIDKLHNSKVQQLEVISGLSAAEAKDQLVESLKDAAKADAMALIQDTVEEAKLTAQQEAKKIIINTIQRIGTEEAVENCVSVFNLESDDVKGRIIGREGRNIRAIEAATGVEIIVDDTPEAIILSCFDSVRREVARLSLHKLVTDGRIHPARIEEVVKKTRKQIEEEIIDIGKRTVIDLGIHGLQPELIKMVGRMKYRSSYGQNLLQHSREVAKLCGVMAAELGINPKLAKRAGLLHDIGKVPETETEIPHAILGMQWAEKHGEKPEVCNAIGAHHDEIEMNSLLSPIVQVCDAISGARPGARRQVLDSYIQRLKDLEEIAFGFGGVKKAYAIQAGRELRVIVESEKVNDEKASNLSFEISQKIQTDMTYPGQVKVTVIRETRAVNIAK from the coding sequence ATGGAAATAGTATTAGCGATAGTTGGAATTATAGTAGGCTTAGGTATAGGTTTTGCCATAGCCAAATCTTTAGAAAAGAAAAAAGCCTCTGCAACAATTAAAGAAGCTCAAGATAAAGCGGCAGGAATTTTAAAGGAAGCCAAGAGCGAAGCAGAAAGCATTAAGAAAGATAAAATTCTTCAGGCTAAAGAAAAGTTTATCGAATTAAAGTCTGAGCACGAAAAGGTAATTCTTGCCAGAGACAAAAAAATTGGGGATGCAGAGAAGCGAACCCGTGATAAAGAATCTCAGGTCTCTAGTGAACTTTCTAAAAATAAAAAATTAAATAAAGAATTAGATACCAAAAGTAAAGAGCTAGATAGTCGAATAGCAGATTATGATCATCGTAACGAATATCTTGAAAAGAAGCAGGAAGAAATCGATAAGCTTCACAATAGTAAAGTGCAACAATTAGAAGTAATCTCTGGATTATCTGCAGCTGAAGCTAAAGATCAATTAGTAGAAAGCTTAAAAGATGCTGCAAAGGCTGATGCTATGGCTTTAATACAAGATACTGTAGAAGAAGCTAAACTTACCGCACAGCAGGAAGCCAAAAAGATTATCATAAACACTATCCAAAGAATAGGAACTGAAGAAGCGGTAGAAAACTGCGTTTCGGTTTTTAATCTTGAAAGCGATGATGTAAAGGGTCGTATTATTGGTCGTGAAGGCCGAAATATTAGAGCGATAGAAGCTGCTACTGGTGTAGAAATTATTGTAGACGATACTCCTGAAGCTATTATTCTTTCTTGTTTTGATTCGGTGAGAAGAGAAGTTGCAAGACTTTCTTTGCATAAATTAGTAACCGATGGTCGAATTCACCCGGCAAGAATTGAAGAGGTAGTTAAAAAGACGAGAAAACAAATTGAGGAAGAAATTATCGATATAGGTAAACGTACCGTTATCGATCTTGGTATCCATGGTTTGCAACCAGAATTAATAAAGATGGTAGGACGAATGAAATATCGTTCTTCTTATGGTCAAAATTTATTACAACACTCGCGTGAAGTTGCTAAACTTTGCGGTGTGATGGCTGCTGAATTGGGGATTAATCCAAAACTAGCAAAAAGAGCAGGATTATTACACGATATTGGTAAAGTGCCTGAAACCGAAACTGAAATTCCTCACGCTATTTTAGGAATGCAGTGGGCAGAGAAACATGGAGAAAAGCCTGAGGTTTGTAACGCTATTGGAGCACACCACGATGAAATTGAAATGAATTCTTTACTTTCTCCTATCGTACAGGTTTGTGATGCTATTAGTGGTGCAAGACCAGGAGCTAGAAGACAGGTTCTAGATTCTTATATTCAGCGTTTGAAAGATCTTGAAGAAATTGCCTTTGGATTTGGTGGCGTTAAAAAAGCGTATGCAATACAAGCAGGTAGAGAGTTGCGTGTGATTGTAGAAAGTGAAAAAGTGAACGATGAAAAAGCAAGTAATCTATCTTTCGAAATTTCACAGAAAATTCAAACAGATATGACTTATCCGGGACAGGTTAAAGTTACCGTAATTCGTGAAACAAGAGCCGTAAATATTGCAAAATAA